The following is a genomic window from Daphnia magna isolate NIES linkage group LG4, ASM2063170v1.1, whole genome shotgun sequence.
AGGTCAGGTTATAAATAGTTGGACTTCAAAACCAACTGTTGCGAGATTTTTGACAACCGTTAATCAAATGGATAAGCCAAAGGTTCTTGTCACACGAGAGGATATACCGAAGAGCGCTCTAAGCATACTAGAAGAAAAGTAAGCCTAAAATTGTTGTATGCTTTtaatctttcttttaaaaataggtgtttctgaaaatattttgtcTGTTTGTTCATTCAGATGTGAGCTCGAGGTGATGCCAAACAAGTCCCCTATTTCCAGAACAGATCTTTTAAACAAGATTTCTGGGAAGCATGgaattttttgctttcttaCTGACAAGATTGACAAAGAAGTGCTTGATCAAGCAGGTAATATTTCCTGTTAGCGTGTCTATCTATGAATTTATTTATAGAATTTTAACATCTTTTTGTAGGGTCGCAGCTGAAAGTAATTGGAACAATGTCTGTTGGTTACGATCATTTGGACCTCAATGAAATTAAGAAAAGGAATATTACGGTAGGCTATACACCAGGTGTTCTCACTGCCCCAACAGCTGAATTGACTGTTGCTCTCACATTGGCAACCACAAGGAGACTGTTTGAAGCCCACGACGAAATTGCCAAGTAAGCCTTGCAAGAgaccaaacaaacaagaatagGTAAAAGTCTGTTCAATTGTTGCATTCTGAGTGTGTTGGAAACAGTGGTGGATGGGCCAAATGTTCATGGGGACCTCTATGGATGTGTGGAAGTGGACTTGTCGGAGCGAAAGTAGGCATTGTGGGACTTGGCAGCATTGGTCTGGCAGTCGCCAAACGGTTACTTCCATTTGAAGTTGCCAAAATTATGTACTGTGGGAGACATGAAAAACCAGAAGGTACGACTTTCTTTCCTAGTGTTCAACCAAATTCGCAACGAAATATCTTTCTCGTATATAATTTAGCCGCTGCTCAAGTGTTAGGAGAATACGTCACGTTTGACCAACTTCTTCAAGAATCAGATGTGGTTATCATAATGTGCCCTTTGAACGATACAACGAGGAATATGTTTGGGCCAACCCAATTCGCCTTAATGAAACCTAACGCCGTACTTATCAACACCAGCAGAGGAGGTTTTCGTTACTTTAATACTTTCCGTCGAAAATCGAAATGAATAATTATTGTGTACATCACAGGCGTTGTCGATCAAGATGCTTTGGTGAACGCCCTGAAAACAGGGCAGATAGCTGCTGCAGGACTTGATGTGATGACACCTGAACCTTTACCGGCTGATCATGAGCTgacaaaactgaaaaattgcGGTAATCAAATTATTCGTGTATTTCCATTGATCATACCACCATGTTATAACTATACTATctctgtaaaaaaattttaatactTTCTGGTTATCTCAGTTCTGATACCACATATTGGAAGCGCAACGCTACAAACAAGAACTACTATGGCAACGATGACCGCGCAAAACATTGTCAATGCATTGGAAGGAAGACCCATGCCGGCTCAGTTGTGTTAAAGAAAGGCAAAAAACCAAATAGGTAACATTGCAAAACGCCAAGGATTAGTATGTAAAAGAATGAATATGTAAATGCTTAAACATAAATCGTAGGAACTAAACAGTCTATCTAAAAGAGTGAAAAACTGTCCTGTTAATCTAAACacttaaaggaaaaaaaaaaaaaaagtttaccGTAAACCGGGTAGATTATGTGACTTGAGCTTAGCTCGCAATTCATTTGTTAAAATTTTGGAATCAGTAATTTTACCACCGGTTGAGCGGGCAGGAAGAGGAGGACAATACCTGGACGTGTCAAGTCTCAAATTCCCACTGTAATTCTCCTTGTCTTTTACTAAGTGTTTTGGCATTTCGAATCGGCTATGGATCTCACTAGTTGGTGCTTTACACGTTCGGCTCTTTGGAACGGAAACAGGAATGGATTTCTCTTCCATAAAAATGTAATCAGTTTCAAGTTTTCCATTCATTTTAGGAGGTAGAGCTGGCGGTGGAGATTGCGTAGTATGAtgtttcttcctcttcatttcAAGCCAGTGGAGTCTTTGCTCTGTAAATAAATTAGAAGCGCTCTCGCTCCGTGTGCGACTACTGTCATTCTCTGATTGCTGGAAACGTACGTGTCGATCCGTCTGATACCGGGAGAAGGGATTTGCTATTTTTGATGACTCCATTCGAACCGCAGTCGGTTCCGTGATGGAATCGCTAGGGTAAGCACTGACCGTGCTGTCCAT
Proteins encoded in this region:
- the LOC116920035 gene encoding glyoxylate reductase/hydroxypyruvate reductase isoform X1, encoding MFRYFQTLLNAGQVINSWTSKPTVARFLTTVNQMDKPKVLVTREDIPKSALSILEEKCELEVMPNKSPISRTDLLNKISGKHGIFCFLTDKIDKEVLDQAGSQLKVIGTMSVGYDHLDLNEIKKRNITVGYTPGVLTAPTAELTVALTLATTRRLFEAHDEIANGGWAKCSWGPLWMCGSGLVGAKVGIVGLGSIGLAVAKRLLPFEVAKIMYCGRHEKPEAAAQVLGEYVTFDQLLQESDVVIIMCPLNDTTRNMFGPTQFALMKPNAVLINTSRGGVVDQDALVNALKTGQIAAAGLDVMTPEPLPADHELTKLKNCVLIPHIGSATLQTRTTMATMTAQNIVNALEGRPMPAQLC
- the LOC116920035 gene encoding glyoxylate reductase/hydroxypyruvate reductase isoform X2, whose product is MDKPKVLVTREDIPKSALSILEEKCELEVMPNKSPISRTDLLNKISGKHGIFCFLTDKIDKEVLDQAGSQLKVIGTMSVGYDHLDLNEIKKRNITVGYTPGVLTAPTAELTVALTLATTRRLFEAHDEIANGGWAKCSWGPLWMCGSGLVGAKVGIVGLGSIGLAVAKRLLPFEVAKIMYCGRHEKPEAAAQVLGEYVTFDQLLQESDVVIIMCPLNDTTRNMFGPTQFALMKPNAVLINTSRGGVVDQDALVNALKTGQIAAAGLDVMTPEPLPADHELTKLKNCVLIPHIGSATLQTRTTMATMTAQNIVNALEGRPMPAQLC